One window of the Saccopteryx bilineata isolate mSacBil1 chromosome 2, mSacBil1_pri_phased_curated, whole genome shotgun sequence genome contains the following:
- the SPAG5 gene encoding sperm-associated antigen 5: MKTAGEIAVPCWVCERWSFRVLCWKMWQGKPAMRTPLRELNLQPDALASAGKGPGRCDSLTPSRCRLGLQEVSNSSSPLDFENAKVTNSQSEQFSHPSKWLEVCQHESDDQRLNMITQNNSTPETSEEAVEPLDNSVVNTMVLVASPAGQQKDVTLDAQLHTMAETNSFSLDDDEPLRPDLLRKKVEPCMEDSSSEVVPAIEKLTLQDPPSHLLENPPNTCSEQQQHCSKENLRNSRTEAVPEDLVSSQSNVFLPSSMLCLPASTASAADFPVSHVDPGEENVEHRAIEGREMSFSTLPEEADLGDQTLISNIEDILSTCLTPNSEEVESQAALGPAVEDAGRILISDTGPWMSPLAWLENDVNTSVMLENLCQRLSLPSVLRDAETGTTPFSACSVGTWFTPPAPPQEKSTNTSQTDLLGTKHSTSEREHLLWGHPPDLTALSRHDLEDNLMNSLVILEVLSRQLQNWKSQLTTPHPEVQDSSTQTDTSPNGMSKKPQYLQDSQEIGQTLQQTRHVMQSWVLVSKELISLLHLSLLHLEEDKTSVSQESRRTETLVSCCFDVLKKLRAKLQSLKTESEEAKHREEMALRGKDAAETVLEAFCAHASQRISQLEQDLASMGEFRGLLKESQTQLVGLHTEQEELAQQTVSLTSILQQDWLSMQLDYRTWTALLSRSRQLTEKLTAKSRQALQERDAAVEEKQQVSRELEQVSTQLENCKGQVEQLELENIHLATDLRAQLQILASTQSQLKELQSQHAHCTQDLAMKDELLCQLTQNNEEQATQWQKDEMALKHMQAELQQQHAVLAKEVQDLKETLEFADQENQVAHLELGQVECQLKTTLEVLRERSLQCEDLKDTVENLKAKLASTIVENQEKDLEKTHQYSQELRVLTEQLQSLTHFLQTKLKEKAEPETLLKSTSCASSQEHPLPTDSTFLGSILTAMADKEPESAPVSLLGSDKSAFTPVASVVSLQPTETPDMEKSLEEMSAMTLELQSLCSLLQESKEEAVRSLQHKICDLQAKLQAQEEQHQEAQEAKEADIEKLNQALCLRYKNEKELQEVIQQQNEKILDQIDKSGELISLREEVAQLTRSLRRAETETKVLQETLAGQLDPNCQPMATNWIQEKVLLSQEVDKLRMMFLEMKNEKARLMVKFQSHRNILEENLRRADKELKKLDDIVQHIYETLMSIPEVVRGCKELQGLLEFLS, from the exons ATGAAGACGGCGGGTGAAATAGCCGTCCCCTGTTGGGTCTGCGAGAGGTGGTCGTTCCGCGTTCTGTGTTGGAAGATGTGGCAG gGAAAACCAGCTATGAGGACTCCTTTACGGGAACTTAACCTGCAGCCCGATGCCCTTGCCAGTGCTGGAAAAGGGCCCGGAAGATGCGACTCGCTGACCCCATCACGGTGCAGATTGGGGCTGCAG GAGGTCAGCAACAGCTCATCTCCACTGGATTTTGAAAATGCTAAGGTGACAAACTCCCAATCAGAACAGTTCAGCCATCCCTCAAAGTGGCTAGAAGTTTGTCAACATGAATCAGATGATCAGCGCCTAAATATGATTACCCAAAACAACTCTACTCCCGAAACATCTGAGGAAGCAGTGGAACCactggacaacagtgtggttaaCACCATGGTCCTTGTAGCCTCTCCAGCAGGGCAACAGAAAGACGTTACACTTGATGCTCAGTTACATACCATGGCAGAGACAAACAGTTTCTCTTTAGATGATGATGAGCCTTTGAGACCAGATCTTCTGAGAAAGAAGGTGGAACCCTGCATGGAAGACAGCTCTTCAGAAGTTGTTCCTGCTATTGAGAAACTTACACTTCAGGATCCTCCATCCCATCTCTTGGAGAATCCACCAAATACCTGTTCTGAGCAACAGCAACACTGCTCCAAGGAAAACCTGAGGAACAGTAGAACTGAGGCTGTGCCTGAGGACTTAGTGTCTTCTCAAAGTAATGTCTTCCTGCCCTCCTCCATGCTCTGTCTTCCCGCTTCAACTGCCTCAGCAGCAGATTTTCCTGTCAGTCATGTGGACCCAGGAGAGGAAAATGTAGAGCACAGAGCTATCGAGGGAAGAGAAATGAGCTTTTCCACACTCCCTGAGGAGGCTGATTTGGGAGATCAAACACTTATCTCAAATATAGAAGATATTTTGTCCACATGCCTGACCCCAAATTCAGAAGAAGTGGAATCCCAGGCAGCTCTAGGCCCCGCAGTAGAAGATGCTGGCAGGATTCTCATCTCTGATACAGGGCCTTGGATGTCACCACTAGCCTGGCTGGAGAACGATGTAAATACCTCGGTCATGCTGGAAAATCTCTGCCAGAGGTTATCCCTtccctctgtgcttcgggatgctGAAACTGGCACTACCCCTTTCTCTGCTTGCTCCGTGGGGACTTGGTTTACTCCCCCAGCACCACCACAGGAAAAGAGTACAAACACATCCCAGACAGACCTGCTGGGCACCAAGCACAGTACTTCTGAGAGGGAGCATCTCCTATGGGG CCATCCTCCAGATCTGACTGCCTTATCACGACATGACCTGGAAGATAACCTGATGAACTCTCTTGTCATTCTGGAGGTTCTCTCCCGCCAGCTGCAGAATTGGAAGAGCCAGCTGACTACCCCTCACCCCGAAGTTCAGGACAGCAGCACACAGACTGACACGTCTCCCAATGGG ATGAGTAAGAAACCTCAGTATCTTCAAGACAGCCAAGAGATTGGACAGACTCTGCAGCAGACCAGGCATGTCATG CAGTCATGGGTGCTGGTCTCTAAAGAGCTGATATCCTTGCTTCACCTGTCTCTGTTGCACTTAGAGGAAGATAAAACGTCTGTGAGTCAGGAG TCTCGGCGCACAGAAACCTTGGTGTCCTGCTGTTTTGATGTGTTGAAGAAATTGAGGGCAAAGCTCCAGAGCCTCAAAACAGAAAGCGAAGAGGCAAAGCACAGAGAGGAAATGGCCCTTAGAGGCAAAGATGCG GCAGAGACAGTGCTAGAGGCTTTCTGTGCCCACGCCAGTCAGCGCATCAGCCAGCTGGAACAGGACCTGGCATCCATGGGGGAATTCAGAGGACTCTTGAAGGAGTCCCAGACCCAACTG GTCGGTCTTCACACTGAGCAAGAAGAGTTGGCTCAACAGACGGTGAGTCTTACTTCAATCTTGCAACAGGACTGGCTATCCATGCAACTAGAT TATAGAACATGGACAGCTTTGCTGAGCCGGTCTCGACAACTCACAGAGAAACTCACAGCCAAGAGCCGGCAGGCCCTACAGGAACGTGATGCTGCAGTTGAGGAAAAACAGCAG GTTTCTAGGGAACTGGAACAAGTCTCTACCCAGTTAGAGAACTGTAAAGGCCAAGTAGAACAGCTGGAGTTGGAAAACATTCACCTCGCAacag ATCTTCGGGCTCAGCTGCAGATTCTTGCAAGCACGCAGAGTCAACTAAAAGAGCTACAGAGTCAGCATGCCCACTGTACCCAGGACCTGGCCATGAAGGATGAGTTGCTCTGCCAGCTTACCCAGAACAATGAGGAGCAGGCTACTCA ATGGCAAAAGGATGAGATGGCACTAAAACACATGCAAGCAGAGCTGCAGCAACAACATGCTGTCCTGGCCAAGGAGGTGCAGGACCTGAAGGAGACTTTGGAG TTTGCAGACCAAGAGAATCAGGTAGCTCACCTGGAGCTAGGCCAGGTTGAGTGTCAGTTGAAAACCACATTGGAGGTGCTCCGGGAGCGCAGCCTGCAGTGTGAGGACCTGAAGGACACTGTGGAGAACCTGAA GGCTAAACTGGCTAGCACCATAGTagagaaccaggagaaagacCTGGAGAAGACACACCAGTATTCCCAAGAGCTAAGGGTGCTGACTGAGCAACTGCAGAGCCTGACCCACTTCCTACAGACAAAACTAAAGGAGAAG GCTGAGCCGGAGACCCTGCTGAAAAGCACATCCTGTGCTTCTTCCCAAGAACACCCTTTGCCCACAGACAGCACCTTCTTGGGAAGCATCTTGACAGCAATGGCAGACAAAG aaCCAGAATCAGCTCCTGTGTCCTTGCTTGGAAGTGACAAGAGTGCTTTCACCCCAGTTGCATCAGTGGTTTCCCTTCAGCCTACAG AGACTCCAGACATGGAGAAGAGCTTGGAAGAAATGAGTGCCATGACTCTGGAGCTTCAGAGTCTGTGTTCTCTGCTGCAAGAGTCTAAAGAAGAAGCTGTCAGGTCTCTGCAGCATAAAAT TTGTGATCTGCAGGCTAAGCTGCAGGCCCAGGAAGAACAGCATCAGGAAGCCCAGGAGGCAAAGGAAGCGGACATAGAGAAGCTGAACCAGGCCTTGTGCTTGCGCTACAAG AATGAAAAGGAGCTCCAAGAAGTGATACAGCAGCAGAACGAGAAGATTCTAGACCAGATAGACAAGAGTGGTGAGCTCATA AGCCTCAGAGAGGAAGTGGCTCAGCTTACCCGCTCACTTCGGCGTGCAGAAACAGAGACTAAGGTGCTCCAAGAAACCCTAGCAGGCCAGCTGGACCCTAACTGTCAGCCCATGGCCACTAACTGGATCCAGGAGAAAGTGCTGCTCTCCCAGGAG GTGGACAAACTGAGGATGATGTTCCTGGAGATGAAAAATGAGAAGGCAAGACTCATGGTCAAGTTCCAGAGCCAT AGAAACATCTTGGAGGAAAATCTTCGACGTGCTGACAAGGAGTTAAAGAAACTAGATGACATTGTTCAGCATATTTATGAg ACGCTGATGTCCATCCCAGAGGTCGTGAGAGGTTGCAAGGAGTTACAGGGATTGCTGGAATTTCTGAGCTAA